One region of Calditrichota bacterium genomic DNA includes:
- a CDS encoding HEPN domain-containing protein — translation MDLSDYLKRGLIKKQQPNFKQISRLILRAEKDLQSFDRLINSDPGNAMNLAYNAMLKAGRALLYSFGYLPADGQMHKTVVDIVAKILGEEYQIETKQFERYRKKRHVFIYEAEDCTESEAEKAKETAAKLIKRVKEKIKEQNPQGEFDF, via the coding sequence ATTGATCTCAGTGATTATTTGAAAAGGGGCTTAATCAAGAAACAACAACCAAATTTTAAACAAATTTCCAGACTTATCCTCAGGGCGGAGAAAGACCTGCAAAGCTTTGACCGTTTGATAAATAGCGATCCGGGAAACGCGATGAATTTAGCCTATAACGCCATGCTCAAAGCAGGACGGGCTTTGCTTTACTCTTTTGGTTATTTACCGGCCGACGGACAAATGCACAAAACAGTTGTTGACATTGTCGCCAAAATATTGGGCGAAGAATATCAAATTGAAACCAAACAATTTGAGCGTTACCGGAAGAAAAGACACGTATTTATTTATGAAGCGGAAGATTGCACCGAAAGCGAAGCAGAAAAAGCAAAAGAAACTGCGGCAAAACTCATTAAAAGAGTTAAAGAAAAAATTAAAGAACAAAACCCGCAAGGGGAATTTGATTTTTGA